The Sediminispirochaeta smaragdinae DSM 11293 genome has a segment encoding these proteins:
- a CDS encoding co-chaperone GroES, whose amino-acid sequence MKIKPLGDRVLVKLESGEEKTAGGIFIPQTAQEKTQTGVVVEIGDDETIKVKAGDKVMYDKYAGTQIKVDGEEHLLLRFSDILAVIG is encoded by the coding sequence ATGAAGATAAAACCCCTTGGTGACCGCGTTTTGGTAAAACTTGAATCTGGTGAAGAGAAGACTGCAGGAGGGATTTTCATACCCCAGACTGCTCAGGAAAAGACACAGACTGGCGTGGTTGTCGAGATCGGGGACGACGAAACGATCAAGGTAAAGGCTGGCGACAAGGTGATGTACGACAAATATGCCGGAACTCAGATCAAAGTCGACGGAGAGGAACATCTGCTACTTCGTTTTTCCGATATCCTTGCAGTTATCGGCTAA